Part of the Silurus meridionalis isolate SWU-2019-XX chromosome 29, ASM1480568v1, whole genome shotgun sequence genome, attcatttaacccTGGGTATTCATCTTCAATAGATCACAATAAAGAAGTGTTGTATGAGATATTAAGCAAGAAGAATGCTAATATTACAGCAACATTGATGCTGCAAGAACATGAAGCAAATGGTAGGTTATTTCAAagaatttcttattttctttagtAGCCTGCAGTAATTCTACAGATTATTTGGGTTAAAACGATTGTTCAACAGCTTTGATGTCTTCAGTTTCTTTTGCAACTGCTTCTACATCTTTTGTGAAAGCATCACCAAATCTGGCACACACTATCTTCAAAGTAAAAAGCCtcacaaaatgtaataattttaaatgctCCACAATCAGAATGTCTTTCGGATATAAATTTGAAAGATAACATGTAAGTGTCTTTCTGCAACGCTGAGCTTAAATTTAGCACAAAAGCAATGTTGGTTCAGCAATTAGTAGACACGAGGCAGGCTTTAGAGAACTCATGTTTTTATGAACTATGGTAATTTTTTACTGATGCTTTTTAGTGTTATTACACACAaattatcatcattatatttttgtctgatccattttccatattgaaaaacattttccatattgaaaaaaaatctatttttttgctttagagaCAGAAAGGCAGTATGAAGCACAGAAGGTGAAGTATCAACAAGTTCAAAAAGAGCTCTCTGAATGCAAAGGTAATACTTCCTCATCACAAATTAACTTCCCAAGTAGTTTCATCACCAAATACCTGTCACGTAAGACATCTTATTCAAGCCACATTATGGTGTATTTACAAGTTAACCAACAatctttaaatacataaaaataccaCCTAATAGGCACTTCAAGCAACTataattttcacaaaaaaaatctatgaaacAGTATGTAAGTCCATAtcttaataattttttgttggGTCCTCACCAAATTTAGCTCACATCAGCAGAATCCTTTTGATCcattttccatattgaaaaacattttccatattgaaaaaaattctattttttttgctttagagaCAGAAAGGCAGTATGAAGCACAGAAGGTGAAGTATCAACAAGTTCAAAAGGAGCTCTCTGAATGCAAAGGTAATACTTCCTCATCACAACTTAACTTCCCCTCACTAAATACCCGTCACATACATCTTATTGAAGCCACATTATGGTGTATTTTTAAGTTGAGCCACGTTCAACCTTAAAAACAGATCTTTAAGTACAGAAAAATACCAGCTAATAGGCACTTCAAGCAACTATAATTTATAAAAGTCTTCACCAGATTTAGCTCACATCAGCAGAATCCTTTTGATCGCATATAATCAAAAGATTTCTGATATTTAAACATTCTCCTGTAATACACtagcaatgtaaaaaaaaaacatgaagtgTTATGAGTATCACAACTTCCACTGTGTTATCATCTGCATACATGAAGATGTTTGACTTATGCAGAGCTCACAGAGCAGAGAGTAGTAGACTCAGTGTTCAGAGAGTTTAACATCCTTGCCATTGTATTTATCATGGGTTAGGTATAGTAGGTTTTTTGAGCTACTCCCTACCTATGAGCAGTACCAATGCATCTACCTGCAAAAGTAagattatcatttttttttagtcccatcataaaaatgtttcttttgtttcagtgACAGAAAAACTGCTGAAGATGAAGTATCATCAAGTTCATGAACAAATTATCTCTGCATGCAAAGGTCAGGTCTTTTTAACTGCAATACCCCCATCATAGGAAACGCCCTTACACAATCTTAGCATTGCTAAacaattcatatttaatatttattgttttttaatggtttagTGATTTGTGCATGTTAGCCTTATTTcttgcttgtattttttttgcaactgttcttgaaaaagaaaatcaaagttATAAACTTTGTGAGAAAGGATGGAAGTCTCTTGGTTTGAAATGCTACTACTTCTCCACTTCTAAACTGAACTGGACTCAGAGTAGAGATGACTGTGTGAAGAAAGGAGGCCACCTGGTGATTATAAGCAGCCGAGCTGAACAGGTGAGTGTAGTGGATCACTCTGATGCTGGTTTTCCTTTCAATTATGTTGGGTACAGGTGTGAGCTGTGTGATGATGTTTCCTACATTAGGATTGTTTATCTTCGCAACTTCAAATTACACATTGGATTGGCCTGAATGACTTGGAGACTGAGGGAAAGTGGATGTGGGTGAACAACCAGTCCTTGAATGAGACGGGTGTGACGTAAGGACAGTTTTTGCtaacataacatataacatataaaatgtatagcaatctatttatttttttttacacaattttgaAGGTTCTGGTTTAGGTCACCAAAGGGACAAAATGAACCCGATAACTGGACAGTGCAAGACCCTTCTGGAGAGAACTGTGCTTCTCTGGGGAATGGAAATGGTAACATACATACATGGTTTGATGCTTCAtgtaaaacacttaaaaagtaCATTTGTGAAAGGTAAACAACTTCTCTTTTCacatggaaatgtttttttaaggtttttttttaaataacaattttgTTTGTCTAAATCTaaagattttaatttacatGTGGGTTGTGTTTATAACATATTTACAAACTGCTTTAAtctttaatacatttctaaGATAGCACTGTATTAGATCATTAGAAAATAGTGTGACGATGTTAAACTGTAGAGTACTTGGAGCGATGAAAACTTTGTTATTCCCGCATTTGGAATAACCTCAGAGCATGAAAGCATTGAAAGATTTCTCCTTAAAATGTCACCCATGTctgtataaatatgaaatatggtgtttttattttaaattagcttAAACTAGATGATTTATCTGTAAATACTAATGTTATGTACATTTACTGATATAGCAGTGTGCATTATACAATATGTTGGCTAAACTGGatttaattttgaataaataaacaattaaaatatttttggccTGAAATTAtgatgtgtttgttgtttttatagttGATCATTTGTATTGTGCCAGTGTTTTAGTTTCAGTACAGTGTCTGGTTgatgcatcagctatatatcgttaaaatgacaatgaaagcttcttgacttgttTGTCACATGGGTTAATAATTTTggtaattgtttattaaatttaaatgttcgCAAGATATGTTGTGTGAAATCATCCGTACTTGTCACCTATTTCTGAGGCAGGGGTCTGTTTAAGTGCTGCATCATTGGAGTTGCAGATATAACTTGAACCTGGAGTAATGTAAGACCCGGCTTGAggaatcatgttttattttatatcatgtGGACAAGCAGGTGTATGTGCATTGCTTACATGGGTTCAGCTGAAAACCTTGGATCTTAGCACACAGGTGGACACGtttgaaaaacataaaaagggTTGTGTTAAAAAGTTAAGGGACGTTTTTCCCACCTCTCAATCTAACTAAGCACGAGGACCTACCTTGCCGCTCGTAATGCAACTTGATAAACCTGAATGCGCAATGTTTTCATGAAAACATCAATTGTATACATGAACATGatgtttacttttattactttatgCATGCATTTAACACTGGGTTTTCTTGTACAGATCACAACAAAGTGGTCTCATATGATATATTAAGTGAGATGAATGCTAATATTACAGCAACATTGATGAGAAAAGAACTCAAAGCCAAAAGTAAGTGGTTTCtacacacttcctgttttcaTCAGTAGTTTGCAGTGGCACAGTATATTTCCATTATCAACTCAATGTGTGACAGTTTTGATGTCACCAAAAAATAAGATAATATCATTATAAAGATAATGACTTCTGTTAATATTAGGACCACATTTGGCACACTGATTAGGAGAGGGACTAAGGAACATTCTGATTAAATTTTGACTAAGTGCTGCAAATTGTATAGTATCACCAGTGAGTCAAATCTGTGACCAGTTTGGGAGTACAATTATTCTGCTAACTTTTGTACTTTATCTAACTTTAAA contains:
- the LOC124381808 gene encoding C-type lectin domain family 6 member A-like isoform X2, which encodes MLGVLSTLCAVGILYHNKEVLYEILSKKNANITATLMLQEHEANETERQYEAQKVKYQQVQKELSECKVTEKLLKMKYHQVHEQIISACKENQSYKLCEKGWKSLGLKCYYFSTSKLNWTQSRDDCVKKGGHLVIISSRAEQDCLSSQLQITHWIGLNDLETEGKWMWVNNQSLNETGVTFWFRSPKGQNEPDNWTVQDPSGENCASLGNGNGNIHTWFDASCKTLKKYICER
- the LOC124381808 gene encoding C-type lectin domain family 4 member E-like isoform X1; this encodes MLGVLSTLCAVGILYHNKEVLYEILSKKNANITATLMLQEHEANETERQYEAQKVKYQQVQKELSECKETERQYEAQKVKYQQVQKELSECKVTEKLLKMKYHQVHEQIISACKENQSYKLCEKGWKSLGLKCYYFSTSKLNWTQSRDDCVKKGGHLVIISSRAEQDCLSSQLQITHWIGLNDLETEGKWMWVNNQSLNETGVTFWFRSPKGQNEPDNWTVQDPSGENCASLGNGNGNIHTWFDASCKTLKKYICER